The following coding sequences lie in one Hoplias malabaricus isolate fHopMal1 chromosome 14, fHopMal1.hap1, whole genome shotgun sequence genomic window:
- the mbd1a gene encoding methyl-CpG-binding domain protein 1a isoform X2, translated as MKELRSRTLHSREEADADLLDDKLEVSVDADEIVMELSGAEDDPPPDWLEPLEEDYVEDGKEGVASEEGTPSRAKRRGRWQKGKKRKVILSDEWVDCPELGKGWKRKAVFNRIKGSSEHRSTMHYMSPKGYRVRSKKELIKRVKIDLTQFNFNQGIFVEGFVKTRRGRPSATEEAMNSSFSSSRADTTDWDIIHASDKLSLIPQKLQLAPIMLASPPKNTIFGSPPELSLVSPVVLQAPQCSLSPSLRLDTFSQFTTAEKDKSSLLSHSWMPSPLAPVSPMEPPEKLPVTLQSAIKTSPCFRVPLDSSTALNGGTQENGFAHGCAECGCEYPGMGRGEELCPKCTLKKKLNPPHIIFKKKKKIHPLRKRHFTSRSRKLMAKREKERHKEIKDGSEDENDLPDGVDDDADGGDDADADGVDEDDDTEFGPKKRKRRMCGRCKACLRDQDCGKCDFCIDKPKFGGDNKKRQKCRFRQCQFQSRLQTWSSTHKDKDDNADDAWVRKQIRPPRKKKNKRRPFYYKFTDSENNEDEDEEQQRSGRKRRPGQGNKWRYSFKQEEDDLMFDREIEEEEADDTETQFVLCDDGNNVFYEEIYTNSQSLDAQNCTVDLVENSGGQPGPVESIKPFQNWVCTLSGLPEGSQVLGSIRLNSSGPLQASDVMVKKVLPEAYHMQNRNEQMSEAVNQSWLDLIQVETPIPQLVHPPQPAPQPLDSRPMITQIYSLEDVTQSDPSKDPGLMELLASLRQTVLPAHWVGVMAKGPLLQLFQCSKLSPMVDTVLQIETDFYYQINVQNQPLLLTHPIYERHPQRLTAVSQVVELLLDLEDMSVCQGYQSFEAGPHQGPLLCARAALCQLLIPLEDECCDRCMLPVEA; from the exons ATGAAGGAACTGAGAAGTCGGACGTTGCATAGCCGGGAGGAGGCTGATGCCGATTTGTTGGACGATAAACTGGAGGTCAGTGTGGACGCTGATGAGATTGTTATGGAGCTGAGCGGAGCCGAGGACGATCCTCCTCCAGATTGGCTGGAACCACTGGAGGAGGACTATGTGGAGGATGGCAAAGAAGGTGTGGCCAGTGAAGAGGGCACTCCGTCAAGAGCTAAAAGAAGAGGTAGATG GCAGAAAGGAAAGAAGAGGAAGGTGATATTGAGTGATGAATGGGTGGACTGCCCTGAACTGGGCAAAGGATGGAAACGAAAAGCCGTCTTCAATCGTATTAAAGGCTCTTCCGAACACAGAAGTACCATGCACTACATGAG TCCAAAGGGCTACAGAGTCAGGAGTAAGAAAGAACTCATAAAACGTGTCAAGATCGACTTGACTCAGTTTAACTTCAATCAAGGAATATTTGTGGAAGGTTTTGTCAAAACAAGG CGTGGAAGGCCCAGTGCCACAGAAGAAGCCATGAATTCCAGCTTCTCTTCCTCCAGAGCTGATACTACAGACTGGGACATAATCCACGCCTCTGACAAACTTTCTTTAATTCCCCAAAAACTGCAGCTCGCTCCCATTATGCTGGCTTCTCCCccaaaaaatacaatttttggAAGTCCACCAGAGCTCAGCTTAGTTTCTCCAGTTGTTCTACAGGCCCCACAGTGCAGCCTTTCACCTTCTCTAAGATTGGACACCTTCAGCCAGTTTACCACTGCTGAAAAAGACAAAAGCTCATTGCTGTCTCACTCCTGGATGCCGTCCCCTCTGGCCCCTGTCAGCCCAATGGAACCCCCTGAGAAATTACCAGTAACACTCCAGAGTGCAATTAAAACCTCCCCATGCTTCCGTGTGCCACTGGACTCCAGCACAGCACTAAATGGAGGAACTCAGGAGAATGGTTTCGCTCA tgGCTGTGCAGAGTGTGGTTGTGAATACCCTGGGATGGGTaggggagaggagctgtgtccCAAATGCACCT TAAAGAAAAAGCTAAACCCCCCTCACATTATCTTTAAGAAG AAAAAGAAGATTCATCCTCTAAGGAAGAGGCATTTCACTTCT CGATCACGGAAATTGATGGCCaaaagggaaaaagagagacataAGGAAATAAAG GATGGCAGTGaggatgaaaatgacttgcctGATGGGGTGGATGATGATgctgatggtggtgatgatgctgatgctgatgGTGTTGATGAGGATGATGACACTGAA TTTGGGCCAAAGAAGCGCAAACGACGGATGTGTGGTAGGTGTAAAGCCTGTCTCCGGGACCAGGACTGTGGCAAATGTGATTTCTGCATTGACAAACCCAAATTTGGCGGCGACAACAAGAAAAGACAGAAATGTCGTTTTCGCCAGTGCCAGTTTCAGTCTCGCCTCCAG ACCTGGTCCTCCACACATAAAGACAAAGATGACAATGCTGATGATGCATGGGTCCGGAAGCAGATCAGACCTCcaaggaagaagaaaaacaagcgCCGTCCATTCTactataaatttacagacagTGAGAACAATGAAGACGAAGATGAGGAACAGCAGCGTTCTGGCAGGAAAAGGCGACCAGGCCAAGGAAATAAATGGAGGTACAGCTTCAAACAAGAGGAGGATGACTTGATGTTTGATCGTGAAATTGAGGAGGAAGAAGCAGACGATACAGAG ACCCAGTTTGTGTTATGTGATGATGGAAATAATGTTTTCTATGAGGAGATCTACACTAACAGCCAGTCTCTTGACgctcag AATTGCACTGTGGATTTAGTGGAAAATAGTGGTGGTCAGCCAGGTCCAGTGGAGTCTATCAAGCCTTTTCAG AATTGGGTCTGCACACTGTCAGGTTTGCCTGAGGGTTCCCAGGTGCTTGGTTCAATAAGACTGAACAGCAGTGGTCCCCTTCAGGCCAGTGATGTCATGGTCAAGAAGGTCCTTCCGGAAGCCTACCACATGCAGAACAGGAATGAGCAAATGAGCGAGGCTGTGAACCAGAGCTGGCTGGACCTGATTCAGGTGGAGACGCCCATACCACAGCTTGTCCACCCGCCACAGCCTGCACCACAGCCTCTGGACAGCAGGCCTATG ATCACGCAGATCTATAGTCTGGAGGATGTTACTCAGAGTGACCCAAGCAAGGACCCTGGTCTAATGGAGCTACTGGCCTCTCTGCGCCAAACAGTGCTGCCAGCTCATTGGGTGGGTGTGATGGCCAAGGGTCCACTCCTACAGCTCTTTCAGTGCTCCAAGCTCTCTCCCATGGTTGACACGGTGCTGCAGATTGAGACAGACTTCTATTACCAGATCAACGTCCAGAACCAACCACTGCTGCTCACACACCCCATCTACGAGCGCCACCCTCAGCGCCTCACTGCCGTCAGCCAGGTGGTAGAGCTGCTACTAGATTTGGAAGATATGAGCGTGTGTCAGGGCTATCAGAGCTTCGAGGCGGGGCCACATCAGGGTCCGCTCTTGTGTGCCCGCGCTGCACTCTGCCAGCTGCTCATCCCACTGGAAGACGAGTGCTGTGACAGGTGCATGCTCCCGGTTGAAGCCTAA
- the mbd1a gene encoding methyl-CpG-binding domain protein 1a isoform X1 translates to MKELRSRTLHSREEADADLLDDKLEVSVDADEIVMELSGAEDDPPPDWLEPLEEDYVEDGKEGVASEEGTPSRAKRRGRWQKGKKRKVILSDEWVDCPELGKGWKRKAVFNRIKGSSEHRSTMHYMSPKGYRVRSKKELIKRVKIDLTQFNFNQGIFVEGFVKTRRGRPSATEEAMNSSFSSSRADTTDWDIIHASDKLSLIPQKLQLAPIMLASPPKNTIFGSPPELSLVSPVVLQAPQCSLSPSLRLDTFSQFTTAEKDKSSLLSHSWMPSPLAPVSPMEPPEKLPVTLQSAIKTSPCFRVPLDSSTALNGGTQENGFAHGCAECGCEYPGMGRGEELCPKCTLKKKLNPPHIIFKKVGQDKWVVGKEKSEIFLKKKIHPLRKRHFTSRSRKLMAKREKERHKEIKDGSEDENDLPDGVDDDADGGDDADADGVDEDDDTEFGPKKRKRRMCGRCKACLRDQDCGKCDFCIDKPKFGGDNKKRQKCRFRQCQFQSRLQTWSSTHKDKDDNADDAWVRKQIRPPRKKKNKRRPFYYKFTDSENNEDEDEEQQRSGRKRRPGQGNKWRYSFKQEEDDLMFDREIEEEEADDTETQFVLCDDGNNVFYEEIYTNSQSLDAQNCTVDLVENSGGQPGPVESIKPFQNWVCTLSGLPEGSQVLGSIRLNSSGPLQASDVMVKKVLPEAYHMQNRNEQMSEAVNQSWLDLIQVETPIPQLVHPPQPAPQPLDSRPMITQIYSLEDVTQSDPSKDPGLMELLASLRQTVLPAHWVGVMAKGPLLQLFQCSKLSPMVDTVLQIETDFYYQINVQNQPLLLTHPIYERHPQRLTAVSQVVELLLDLEDMSVCQGYQSFEAGPHQGPLLCARAALCQLLIPLEDECCDRCMLPVEA, encoded by the exons ATGAAGGAACTGAGAAGTCGGACGTTGCATAGCCGGGAGGAGGCTGATGCCGATTTGTTGGACGATAAACTGGAGGTCAGTGTGGACGCTGATGAGATTGTTATGGAGCTGAGCGGAGCCGAGGACGATCCTCCTCCAGATTGGCTGGAACCACTGGAGGAGGACTATGTGGAGGATGGCAAAGAAGGTGTGGCCAGTGAAGAGGGCACTCCGTCAAGAGCTAAAAGAAGAGGTAGATG GCAGAAAGGAAAGAAGAGGAAGGTGATATTGAGTGATGAATGGGTGGACTGCCCTGAACTGGGCAAAGGATGGAAACGAAAAGCCGTCTTCAATCGTATTAAAGGCTCTTCCGAACACAGAAGTACCATGCACTACATGAG TCCAAAGGGCTACAGAGTCAGGAGTAAGAAAGAACTCATAAAACGTGTCAAGATCGACTTGACTCAGTTTAACTTCAATCAAGGAATATTTGTGGAAGGTTTTGTCAAAACAAGG CGTGGAAGGCCCAGTGCCACAGAAGAAGCCATGAATTCCAGCTTCTCTTCCTCCAGAGCTGATACTACAGACTGGGACATAATCCACGCCTCTGACAAACTTTCTTTAATTCCCCAAAAACTGCAGCTCGCTCCCATTATGCTGGCTTCTCCCccaaaaaatacaatttttggAAGTCCACCAGAGCTCAGCTTAGTTTCTCCAGTTGTTCTACAGGCCCCACAGTGCAGCCTTTCACCTTCTCTAAGATTGGACACCTTCAGCCAGTTTACCACTGCTGAAAAAGACAAAAGCTCATTGCTGTCTCACTCCTGGATGCCGTCCCCTCTGGCCCCTGTCAGCCCAATGGAACCCCCTGAGAAATTACCAGTAACACTCCAGAGTGCAATTAAAACCTCCCCATGCTTCCGTGTGCCACTGGACTCCAGCACAGCACTAAATGGAGGAACTCAGGAGAATGGTTTCGCTCA tgGCTGTGCAGAGTGTGGTTGTGAATACCCTGGGATGGGTaggggagaggagctgtgtccCAAATGCACCT TAAAGAAAAAGCTAAACCCCCCTCACATTATCTTTAAGAAG GTGGGACAAGATAAGTGGGTGGTTGGGAAAGAAAAATCTGAGATCTTCCTG AAAAAGAAGATTCATCCTCTAAGGAAGAGGCATTTCACTTCT CGATCACGGAAATTGATGGCCaaaagggaaaaagagagacataAGGAAATAAAG GATGGCAGTGaggatgaaaatgacttgcctGATGGGGTGGATGATGATgctgatggtggtgatgatgctgatgctgatgGTGTTGATGAGGATGATGACACTGAA TTTGGGCCAAAGAAGCGCAAACGACGGATGTGTGGTAGGTGTAAAGCCTGTCTCCGGGACCAGGACTGTGGCAAATGTGATTTCTGCATTGACAAACCCAAATTTGGCGGCGACAACAAGAAAAGACAGAAATGTCGTTTTCGCCAGTGCCAGTTTCAGTCTCGCCTCCAG ACCTGGTCCTCCACACATAAAGACAAAGATGACAATGCTGATGATGCATGGGTCCGGAAGCAGATCAGACCTCcaaggaagaagaaaaacaagcgCCGTCCATTCTactataaatttacagacagTGAGAACAATGAAGACGAAGATGAGGAACAGCAGCGTTCTGGCAGGAAAAGGCGACCAGGCCAAGGAAATAAATGGAGGTACAGCTTCAAACAAGAGGAGGATGACTTGATGTTTGATCGTGAAATTGAGGAGGAAGAAGCAGACGATACAGAG ACCCAGTTTGTGTTATGTGATGATGGAAATAATGTTTTCTATGAGGAGATCTACACTAACAGCCAGTCTCTTGACgctcag AATTGCACTGTGGATTTAGTGGAAAATAGTGGTGGTCAGCCAGGTCCAGTGGAGTCTATCAAGCCTTTTCAG AATTGGGTCTGCACACTGTCAGGTTTGCCTGAGGGTTCCCAGGTGCTTGGTTCAATAAGACTGAACAGCAGTGGTCCCCTTCAGGCCAGTGATGTCATGGTCAAGAAGGTCCTTCCGGAAGCCTACCACATGCAGAACAGGAATGAGCAAATGAGCGAGGCTGTGAACCAGAGCTGGCTGGACCTGATTCAGGTGGAGACGCCCATACCACAGCTTGTCCACCCGCCACAGCCTGCACCACAGCCTCTGGACAGCAGGCCTATG ATCACGCAGATCTATAGTCTGGAGGATGTTACTCAGAGTGACCCAAGCAAGGACCCTGGTCTAATGGAGCTACTGGCCTCTCTGCGCCAAACAGTGCTGCCAGCTCATTGGGTGGGTGTGATGGCCAAGGGTCCACTCCTACAGCTCTTTCAGTGCTCCAAGCTCTCTCCCATGGTTGACACGGTGCTGCAGATTGAGACAGACTTCTATTACCAGATCAACGTCCAGAACCAACCACTGCTGCTCACACACCCCATCTACGAGCGCCACCCTCAGCGCCTCACTGCCGTCAGCCAGGTGGTAGAGCTGCTACTAGATTTGGAAGATATGAGCGTGTGTCAGGGCTATCAGAGCTTCGAGGCGGGGCCACATCAGGGTCCGCTCTTGTGTGCCCGCGCTGCACTCTGCCAGCTGCTCATCCCACTGGAAGACGAGTGCTGTGACAGGTGCATGCTCCCGGTTGAAGCCTAA